In the Fibrobacter sp. UWB4 genome, ACCCGATTAAGCAGGCGAGGCGCGAGATAATAAAGAAACTGGAAGGCTGCTATTGAGGGGGTGGTGATGGATTTTTTTATCAGTTTGTCATTTCCTGTCATCCACTTGTAAGTATATTTAACGGCCAGATTGCCGAACTTTTTGCCACCTCGGTTCCAAATATCAATATACACATCGCCAATGTCTTGCAGGACAAGGAATTGGACGAAAATTCAGTTGTAAAGTGTTACTTTACAACTGCCGCAGATGGCAAGAATTACAATGTCCGGTTTTACTCCTTGGATATGATCTTGGCCATTGGTTTTAGGGTCCGTAGTAAGCGGGGGACTCAGTTTCGAATTTGGGCGAACCAGCACTTAAAACAGTTCTTGGTGAAGGGTTTTGATATTGATGATGAGCGCCTCAAGAATCCAGATGGCAGGCCCGATTATTTCGATGAACTCCGCAAGCAGGATATTTATATTGCCAAGAATTATCTGACTCACGACGAAATCGATTCGCTGAACCGTTTGACGGTGCTGTTCCTGGACTCTGCGGAATTGCGTGTGAAGGAACGCCGGGACTTGACGCTGGATTTCTGGCGCAATAATGTAGATGCCTTGCTTAATTTCCAAAATAAAAACGTGTTACGCAATGCAGGGCGTATTTCAAATAAGCAGATGGAATCGCATGTTTCTGAAATTTACGACGAGTTTGCCCTCCGTCGCAAAAAGCAAGATGCCATTGATGCCGATAAAGCAGACATGGAAGAATTGCGACAAATCGAGCAAGAGGTTGGGCGTAGAGGGTAGGGACTTCGTTTTCTTTACCCCCACACAATTTCTTCTTCGGCCTTGCGGTATAGTTTTGTTGAATGGCTTTGATAATCCCGATGATATTGAAATCATACAAACCTGACATTTTAAGTGGTTCGTATAGTTTCTAAGAAAACGGGATATTGGGAAATTAGGAATAGGTCTGTTCCCCGCAATTCTTATGATGAAAAACATTTTTTTAAATTCTCCCTATGCGCATTTCACTCCATACCTCTTTCTTTATCGCCTCTCTTTCCTTCCTCCTCTCGGCTTGTTCTGAGTCTTTCACGGATCGGCGTGACGGGCAGAGTTATGATGTTGTGAAGATTGGCGATCTCACGTGGATGGCGGAAAATCTGAATTACGAAACGGAAACAAGTGCTTGCCCAGATGGTGATACTCGCAATTGCAAACGGTTGGGGCGGCTCTATACATGGGCGGAGGCGAAAACGATTTGCCCTGAGGGATGGCGCCTCCCAACGAAGGCGGACTTTGCGCAGCTCCTCGCGCAGCCCGACGCTGGCGCTCCCGATGCGGTCTCAAATAAAGTTGGCGAGGCGTTAAAATCTCGCGATGGTTGGTTCAAGAAAGGAAACGGCTCTGATGAATTCGGATTCAACGCGCTCCCGGCGGGCTATCGCGGCGCAATCTTGAAAGCGGATGATGGTGCAATTATGGGTGGCAAGTTCGATGGCATCGGCGGTTATGCGTATTTCTGGAGCGCAACCGAAGATGCTGAAAATCCGGAATCGAATGCGTATTATTTGTTCTTGTTGTTCAGCAGTGATGCTGCGAGTTTAAATGCGTTTGCGAAAGAGGACTTTCGCTCCGTGCGCTGTGTCCGATAATCTAATTTGTTTCTAAATTGTTGATACTGTTGGTATCGAAATGTACAAGTATTTAGTCGTCATTTTGCTTTCGTTTTTGCTGTATGGGTGTGCGGCTTCTTTCAATACCGCAAAAAATATTCCTAATAAAGGAACGAAGGGTAAAGTCATTATTACGAATGCTTTGGGAAATGCTGCTGTAAGCATGGATGGTGTTTTTATAGGGACGACTCCTTTAAACGCACCACTCCCAGTGGGAGAACATCGAATTACTTTGAACCATTTGGGAAAAATTATTTATGATTCAACTATCGTTGTGACGGATGATTATGATAGAAATACGACGACCGCTTTAGTTGGTGGTATTGTCGGTGGGTTTGTTCCTTTTCTTCTTTTGCCGTTTCCGTTGAATTTAGTATCCATGTTGTGCCGTCTATAACGACATTTACGGCAGAACGAGAATATGCAGATAAAATTATTGTTAATGATTTCATCCCAAAAATTGCGATGGAGAATGAATCTGAGCAGAAAAAAACGCCAAAACAGGAATATTCATCTTCGGTTTCTCTAGTAGATGATTCGGCGGAAATCATGGCGAGAAATGATGCGATGATTCACGAATATAATGACATTTCGGAAAACTTACCATCCCAAAATTTGTCGCCTGAAACTGCGATGTACGAAGTTGATAAAGATAAGATTTTATTCCTTAAGTTTACACGTAATACAAAAAGCTCAATTTTTGTAGCTGCAACATCTGTTTGCTATGATTTAAAGTCTGATTTGGTTTGGGCGTATGAACCTTATCTGCAAAAAACAAATACTTATTACAGCAATGATTTTTTGCCATGTGATTTGGATTCGATCTCATATACAAGTGAAATCAAAGCCGGATTGATTGGATTTGGTGCAGTGGCTGGAGTTGGGGCGATTGTGGGGGCTATTGTTGGCGGAGGCAAAGGTGCTTTCACTGGAGGCTTTGCAATGGGTGCGTTTGTTGGATTACCTACAGCGTATATTGTAGGTGGGGTGGTAAACAAAAATAATAAACGTGCATGCCAACGTTTTAGGGATGGTGAGCAAGTGAAAGAATGGTATCGTCGCTATTCTTGCCGTCAGAATACAAATCCAATTCCTGAATCGAAAAACCAATAGCTTCCTTTAACGGCTGGACTCAAATAGAGTGTTGCTCCTGCAGAAAGTTGTACGTGCTTTGCTATGAGGATGGATACCCCCAAATATTGCGAAATGATGAATGGAAAACGGAATGAAATTTCGTAATCGCGAACTTCGTCATCCCACCAGGGCCTGTAAAAGAACGGCGCGTATGAAATGGCGATGAACTTTATCGGAAAAAAATTAATGAATCCTCCAAAGCCTCCGTGGAGTTTGAATTCTTGATATTCGCCTTCTTCTTTTCCAGTATAGTTTTCATAACCGTACGCTATTCCTTGGTATTCATGGGATACCCATTCAATCTTGTTGTTGGATGTGTTCATGCTGGCGTTTAGATATGCTGTTACACCAACTTCAATGTATCGTGAGTTTATTCCAATAGAGCCTCGGATAAAAGGGTATGGGTCAAGCCCGATTCCTGCACCCCATAAAGAAAGTTCATTTTTGCTAAAATAATCAAATGAACCTGTTATGGGGAATCTTTTGAATCGGTAAGCGATATTCGCATCCCCTCCTTGTAATTTAACTCCATCTTCGTGGATGTCGTCGTTTTGAATGTCTTCGAGTTGCCATGTTTCCTTGCCGTAAGAACGGATTTGTACACTTGCTCGCATGGCTCTGGATTTTTCATCCATGGAAAATGCCGCTCCAGTAAAAGGCGTTGGAGCATATACATCGAATATGCCTTCTTTGACGCTTGCTTTTTGCCAGCTGCAACTGCATAGGAACGCTCCTATGCATGTAACGAGTGCGTATATGACAAAGACTTTTCTTACAACAAATAATCCATCCTGATATTCCGCATGCTTTCGAACAAATTTGCCTTGAGCGTGGAGCTTCCTTTCGTCAAGCTCTTGATTTCTTCGCGGATGGTCTTGCGGTGGCTTGCTTTCGAGAATTCGCAGGTGCAGGTGAACTTGCGGATGTCCGCGTCTTCGGCATACGCGATGATTTCGCTTTCTTCGCAGTAGCAGAGCGGGCGGATAATGCTGCACGGGTACTTTTCGTATGGCACCATGGGCGGCATGCCGCTGAACTCGCCTTTGTATAGCATATTCATCAAGAGCGTCTCGACGATGTCATCCATGTGGTGGCCGAGTGCAATCTTGTTGAAGTTGTTTTCGCTTGCGAACTTGATGAGTTCCGTGCGGCGCTGCGTGCTGCACCAGTAGCAATTGAGCTTGCGACCTTCCTTGAGACGTGCTTCTACGGCGACGTCTTTAAAATAGAACGGCACTTGCGGGTATTCTTCTGCCATTCGTTGCAAAAATTCGCGGGGAGCCTTGTCTGCAAAATCGCTTTGAATGTGGATGGCGGCAAGTTCGCACTTGGGCCCGAATTTGCCGAGTCGTGCGGCGAGTTCCATCAACAGCACACTGGAATCCTTGCCACCGCTTGTGGCGATAAGCACGCGGTCTCCGTCTTCAATCAAGTTGAAGTCGTGAATGGCTTTTGTGATTTTCTTATTGACTCGTTTACGAATTTGACTCGGCATAATTACTTTATCCGAAGCTCGCGAATTTCTCTTTGCGCGCGGCGGTTCTAAAATGACTCATTAAAAAAGGCTCTCTCGCGAGAGCCTTTAAATTTTTCACGACCGCGACTAGTTGTCGGTGAGGTGCGTCGGCATCAACAAGAACGAGAAGTTCATGTTTTCGCCAACCGGCTCGATGATGCAAGCGCCAAGCGGATTGTTCATCTTCATGATGACTTCTTCGCTCTTGCACATGCCGAGGATTTCTGCGAGGAACTGGCCGTTGAAGCCAATGCAGAAGCTGCCTTCGCCGTTGTGCGTGATAGCGAGTGCTTCGCGAGAATCGCCGCCGACATCCGGGTCTGTGGCGCTGAGTTCGAGAATGTTGCCGTCGAACTGCAAGCGGATCTTGCGGGTACGTGCGTTAGCCATGGAAATCACGCTGCGGATCTTGTTCTGGAATTCCGTGGTGTTGGCCTGAGCGGTGCGTTCAAACTGCTGCGGGATCACAGAGCGGTAGCTCGGATACGGTCCTTCGTAAAGCTTCGAGATGACCTGGATGGAACCCGTGTTGAAGAGGATGTGCGTTGCAGACGTGCGGACTTCAACCGTG is a window encoding:
- a CDS encoding fibrobacter succinogenes major paralogous domain-containing protein, producing MRISLHTSFFIASLSFLLSACSESFTDRRDGQSYDVVKIGDLTWMAENLNYETETSACPDGDTRNCKRLGRLYTWAEAKTICPEGWRLPTKADFAQLLAQPDAGAPDAVSNKVGEALKSRDGWFKKGNGSDEFGFNALPAGYRGAILKADDGAIMGGKFDGIGGYAYFWSATEDAENPESNAYYLFLLFSSDAASLNAFAKEDFRSVRCVR
- a CDS encoding PEGA domain-containing protein, encoding MYKYLVVILLSFLLYGCAASFNTAKNIPNKGTKGKVIITNALGNAAVSMDGVFIGTTPLNAPLPVGEHRITLNHLGKIIYDSTIVVTDDYDRNTTTALVGGIVGGFVPFLLLPFPLNLVSMLCRL
- a CDS encoding tRNA 2-thiocytidine biosynthesis TtcA family protein; the encoded protein is MPSQIRKRVNKKITKAIHDFNLIEDGDRVLIATSGGKDSSVLLMELAARLGKFGPKCELAAIHIQSDFADKAPREFLQRMAEEYPQVPFYFKDVAVEARLKEGRKLNCYWCSTQRRTELIKFASENNFNKIALGHHMDDIVETLLMNMLYKGEFSGMPPMVPYEKYPCSIIRPLCYCEESEIIAYAEDADIRKFTCTCEFSKASHRKTIREEIKSLTKGSSTLKANLFESMRNIRMDYLL